Proteins encoded within one genomic window of Carboxydocella sporoproducens DSM 16521:
- a CDS encoding sulfide/dihydroorotate dehydrogenase-like FAD/NAD-binding protein, whose product MYRILRKQALSENIKLMEIEAPLVARNAKAGQFIILRVDEKGERIPLTIADFNKEKGTITIIFAEVGYTTQKLGCLNEGDAVLDFVGPLGHESEIDNFGHVVCIGGGVGIAPMFPITRELYKAGNRVTSIIGARCKDLLFWEEEMRAVSQTLHVTTDDGSYGRHGFVTQVLQEMIDQGEKIDLVYAIGPLPMMRAVAEVTRPYGIKTIVSLNSIMVDGTGMCGACRVTVGGETKFTCVDGPEFDGHLVDFAEQMRRAQIFKDEEARARAAGSCGGGCGCH is encoded by the coding sequence GTGTACCGGATTTTACGCAAACAGGCGCTGTCGGAAAATATCAAGCTGATGGAAATTGAAGCGCCACTGGTTGCTCGCAATGCCAAGGCGGGACAGTTCATTATCCTGCGGGTAGACGAAAAAGGGGAACGGATTCCCTTGACCATTGCCGACTTTAATAAAGAAAAAGGCACTATTACCATTATTTTTGCCGAGGTTGGCTATACTACCCAGAAATTGGGCTGTCTCAATGAGGGAGATGCTGTTCTGGATTTTGTTGGACCTTTAGGCCATGAGTCGGAAATCGACAATTTTGGTCATGTGGTCTGTATCGGCGGTGGCGTGGGTATCGCCCCCATGTTTCCCATTACCCGGGAATTGTACAAGGCTGGCAACCGGGTGACTTCCATTATCGGAGCCCGTTGCAAGGATCTTTTGTTCTGGGAAGAGGAGATGCGGGCAGTTTCTCAGACCCTGCATGTTACCACTGATGACGGTTCTTATGGCCGCCATGGATTTGTAACCCAGGTCTTGCAGGAAATGATCGACCAGGGCGAAAAAATCGATCTGGTATATGCTATCGGTCCCTTGCCCATGATGCGGGCAGTGGCAGAAGTAACCAGACCCTATGGTATCAAGACTATTGTCAGCTTGAACTCCATCATGGTGGATGGCACAGGCATGTGCGGTGCCTGCCGGGTCACCGTAGGCGGAGAAACTAAATTCACCTGTGTGGATGGTCCGGAATTTGACGGCCATCTGGTGGATTTTGCTGAACAAATGCGGCGGGCCCAGATTTTCAAGGATGAAGAAGCACGGGCCAGGGCAGCTGGCAGTTGCGGGGGTGGTTGCGGATGTCACTAG
- the gltA gene encoding NADPH-dependent glutamate synthase, with the protein MSLEKGKKELVLKKTPIPEQDPAVRARNFDEVALGYTEELAVQEANRCLSCKNEPCVKGCPVQVPIPQFIAKIKEKDFAGAIRTIKTKNLLPAVCGRVCPQENQCEKNCVMAKKGEPVGIGRLERFAADWEMAHGVEVPEVAPPTGKKVAIIGSGPAGLTAAADLAKLGHKVTIFEALHVPGGVLMYGIPEFRLPKRIVQQEIDNLRKMGVEIIVNAVVGKSITVDELMEQEGFDAVFIGTGAGLPYFLGIPGENLNGVYSANEFLTRTNLMKGYLFPEYATPIKVGKRAAILGAGNVAMDAARTAKRLGAEEVYIVYRRSREEMPARLEEIHHAEEEGIKFQLLTNPIRLLGNEQGWVTAMECLRYELGEPDASGRRSPVPIEGSNFIMEVDTVVVAIGQGPNPLVPRTTKGLETNRKGNIMASEETGATSKPGVYAGGDVVTGAATVIKAMGAGRVAATAIHEYLMNK; encoded by the coding sequence ATGTCACTAGAAAAAGGCAAAAAGGAGCTGGTCCTGAAGAAAACTCCGATCCCGGAACAGGACCCGGCAGTACGGGCCAGAAACTTCGATGAAGTAGCACTGGGTTATACGGAAGAACTGGCGGTTCAGGAAGCTAATCGCTGTCTCAGCTGTAAAAATGAACCCTGTGTCAAGGGCTGTCCTGTACAAGTGCCTATTCCTCAGTTTATCGCTAAAATCAAGGAAAAGGATTTTGCCGGGGCCATTCGGACCATTAAGACGAAAAACCTGTTGCCTGCTGTTTGTGGCCGGGTATGTCCTCAGGAAAACCAGTGTGAAAAGAACTGTGTAATGGCCAAGAAAGGCGAGCCGGTAGGGATTGGCCGGCTGGAGCGTTTTGCCGCTGACTGGGAAATGGCCCATGGGGTGGAAGTACCAGAGGTTGCTCCTCCCACTGGTAAGAAAGTGGCTATTATCGGTTCCGGGCCGGCGGGCCTGACAGCAGCAGCTGACCTGGCCAAGCTGGGCCATAAGGTAACTATATTTGAAGCTCTGCATGTCCCCGGTGGGGTGTTGATGTATGGTATCCCTGAGTTCCGTTTGCCCAAGCGGATTGTGCAGCAGGAAATTGATAATCTGCGCAAAATGGGGGTAGAAATCATCGTTAATGCCGTGGTCGGCAAGAGCATCACTGTGGATGAGCTGATGGAGCAGGAAGGCTTTGATGCGGTGTTCATCGGCACCGGTGCAGGTTTGCCCTACTTCCTGGGTATTCCCGGGGAAAACCTGAACGGCGTCTATTCAGCCAATGAATTCCTGACCAGAACCAACCTGATGAAGGGCTATCTCTTCCCCGAGTATGCCACTCCTATTAAGGTTGGTAAGCGGGCGGCCATTCTGGGTGCCGGGAACGTAGCCATGGATGCTGCCAGAACTGCCAAGCGGCTGGGGGCAGAGGAAGTATATATTGTCTATCGCCGTTCCCGGGAAGAAATGCCGGCTCGTTTGGAAGAAATCCATCATGCGGAAGAAGAAGGCATCAAGTTCCAGCTGTTGACCAATCCCATTCGCCTGCTGGGCAATGAGCAGGGCTGGGTGACAGCCATGGAATGCCTGCGTTATGAGCTGGGTGAACCCGATGCGTCCGGGCGCCGCAGCCCTGTGCCTATCGAAGGCTCCAATTTCATCATGGAAGTGGATACAGTAGTAGTGGCGATCGGTCAGGGTCCCAATCCTTTGGTACCGCGCACTACCAAAGGTTTGGAAACCAACCGGAAAGGCAATATTATGGCCAGTGAAGAAACAGGAGCTACTTCTAAGCCAGGAGTCTATGCCGGTGGTGATGTGGTGACCGGTGCAGCTACTGTTATTAAGGCTATGGGTGCAGGCCGGGTAGCGGCTACTGCCATTCACGAATATCTTATGAACAAGTAA